The Candidatus Deferrimicrobiaceae bacterium nucleotide sequence TTCCGCTCCCGGGCAAGCCGCTCCTTGATCTTCCGGAACATCAGGTGGGAGCTGGCCTGCGAGCGCGCCAACTCCCCGGAATGCTTCTCGAGGAGCGCCTCGACCTCCCGGTCGAGCTCCTCTTCGCGCCGGAAATCCGACATCACCTCTCCGGTCATCTTCCCCAGGAGCAGATCGTCGTCGGCTTTCGGCCGGATCAGACCCTTCTCCTTCCAGCGGGAGAGGATG carries:
- a CDS encoding DUF507 family protein, with amino-acid sequence MKVREEHVRRICRTILSRWKEKGLIRPKADDDLLLGKMTGEVMSDFRREEELDREVEALLEKHSGELARSQASSHLMFRKIKERLARERKIVL